From one Solanum lycopersicum chromosome 12, SLM_r2.1 genomic stretch:
- the LOC101262191 gene encoding cytochrome P450 71AU50 — translation MAFIWATLVVIFVVYTLLNNIQNRKRYPPGPKGLPIIGHLHLLGKNPHKDLQKLANTHGPFMYVRLGLVPTIIVSSAGAAEKVLKTYDHIFASRPHMEASYYLAYEQKNLISAKHGPYWRNMRKLCTQHLLSNQKINSFQSMRREQVELMIKSLKNDDRVVFDVSAKISSLSADLTCMMVFGKKYMDEDLDKRGFKAVVKEVEHLSATPNLGDFFPFLGVIDLQGLTRRLKDLAKVFDEFLEKMIDEHVQSRDQKQSKDFVDIMLDIMQSGETKFQFDRNHIKAILFDMLIAAMGTSATAIEWTLTELLRHPHVMKKLQKELEEVVGLERMVKESDLEKLNYLNMVVKEGMRLHSVAPLIPHESIKDCVVDNFHIKQGSRIMLNYYAIQRDPNIWPEPENFFPERFVGSSIDMRGRDFQLLPFGSGRRSCPAMPLGIIIVHLVVAQLVHCFDWELPNGMEPCDLDVEEHFGLATSRANPLMAIPTYRLNNA, via the exons ATGGCTTTTATATGGGCAACACTAGTTGTTATATTTGTTGTGTATACCTTGCTAAACAACATTCAAAATAGGAAAAGGTATCCTCCAGGTCCAAAAGGCCTTCCCATTATAGGACATCTTCACTTGTTAGGAAAAAATCCACACAAAGATTTACAAAAACTAGCAAATACACATGGTCCATTTATGTATGTTAGACTGGGACTAGTACCTACAATCATTGTCTCGTCTGCAGGCGCAGCCGAGAAGGTCCTCAAGACATATGATCATATCTTTGCTAGTAGGCCTCATATGGAGGCATCTTATTATTTGGCGTATGAACAGAAGAATCTGATATCCGCAAAGCATGGACCATACTGGCGTAACATGCGCAAATTGTGCACTCAGCACCTTTTGAGTAACCAAAAGATCAATTCATTTCAATCCATGAGAAGGGAGCAAGTTGAGCTTATGATCAAATCACTTAAAAATGATGATCGCGTTGTATTTGATGTTAGTGCAAAGATTTCGTCTTTGAGTGCTGACTTGACTTGCATGATGGTATTTGGAAAGAAGTACATGGATGAAGATTTGGACAAGAGGGGATTCAAAGCTGTTGTTAAAGAGGTTGAGCATTTATCAGCAACACCAAATCTTGgtgatttttttccttttcttggtGTGATTGATCTTCAAGGACTCACTCGCCGCCTCAAGGATCTTGCAAAGGTGTTTGATGAGtttcttgagaagatgatcgATGAACATGTCCAGTCTCGTGATCAGAAGCAATCCAAGGACTTTGTTGACATCATGTTGGACATTATGCAATCAGGAGAAACAAAATTTCAGTTTGATCGTAATCATATAAAAGCTATCCTTTTC GATATGTTAATTGCAGCAATGGGTACTTCAGCAACAGCTATAGAATGGACACTAACAGAGCTTCTTCGACATCCTCACGTGATGAAGAAACTCCAAAAAGAGTTAGAAGAAGTGGTAGGACTTGAAAGAATGGTAAAAGAATCAGACTTGGAGAAGTTAAACTACTTAAACATGGTTGTGAAGGAGGGGATGAGGCTGCATTCTGTAGCGCCACTAATACCTCACGAGTCCATAAAAGATTGTGTAGTCGATAACTTCCACATAAAACAAGGATCCCGGATCATGCTTAACTATTATGCTATCCAAAGGGATCCAAATATTTGGCCTGAACCTGAAAATTTTTTCCCCGAGAGGTTTGTTGGGAGCAGTATAGACATGCGTGGACGTGACTTCCAACTTTTACCATTTGGCTCAGGCAGAAGAAGTTGCCCTGCGATGCCGTTGGGGATAATCATTGTCCATCTTGTAGTAGCACAACTGGTGCATTGCTTTGATTGGGAGCTTCCAAATGGTATGGAGCCTTGTGATTTGGATGTTGAGGAGCACTTTGGATTAGCAACAAGCAGAGCAAATCCTTTAATGGCTATTCCTACTTATAGGCTAAACAATGCTTAA
- the LOC138340499 gene encoding uncharacterized protein, with protein sequence MVEITSGQFSTSGTGGNTIDISNPLYIHTSDNPSLILVPAAFEGIGYRSWRRGVMRSLSVKNKLGFITGEFKRPSSTYPQYCQWERCDNMVISWILNSLSKDIADSVEYVSDAVELWKELEDRYDQTNGAKLFQIQRDINDLSQVVLDITVYYTRMKKLWEELSNLSIKNQCSCACSCGGKEIMHKAEQDRRLIEFLMGLNEVYTVIRGSILMMNPLPSMAQAFALLVQEEKQREFKPQGQMFAEGSSMNSSVRVGSSNSSCGRSNSSNAGSSTGGRFFRTNYAPNNYPANNRPRPFCEHCKRSGHIIDKCYKLHGYPNQNNSSSGQGVNQQRYNNQRVYTRGKGVAANVFADSSMGKTDAHTTCSANLTNEQRGQLINLLQHLQLEQPENTNSEEQATCGAANFPGMIACNSSIDFDKLSCGCLKSRTDLWILDSRATHHMTFDVSHLSHITDLPYPLLVKLPNGYKVKVTKVGDVRINDIITLFRGPSMKRPLEIGKEQDGLYFLCSDCLKKDSHSASQPSFNSQNVESAVKDTIPNNTNNVLAGAVPPLSHVFPFSKITNLSTSNPSSSSTSDSVFLDDNDVSLTSLEPEQCDPIETTSLSPNLTPSECDLSIRKSTRIHKTPVYLKDYMTSLHASFSHHHHIASTSLYPDSQSLILSVSHDCEPSSFNEATMNPAW encoded by the exons ATGGTTGAGATTACTTCTGGCCAATTTTCTACATCAGGAACAGGAGGGAACACCATCGATATTAGTAACCCTCTCTACATACATACATCTGACAATCCAAGTCTGATCTTAGTTCCAGCAGCTTTTGAAGGAATTGGTTATCGATCATGGCGACGAGGTGTAATGAGATCGTTGTCTGTGAAGAATAAATTAGGATTCATTACTGGAGAATTCAAACGCCCTTCTTCAACATATCCACAATATTGCCAATGGGAGAGATGTGATAACATGGTAATATCTTGGATCCTTAATTCTCTTAGCAAAGATATTGCAGACAGTGTTGAATATGTTTCTGATGCAGTAGAGTTATGGAAAGAGTTAGAAGATCGATATGATCAAACAAATGGTGCAAAATTGTTTCAAATCCAAAGGGATATCAATGATCTAAGTCAAGTAGTTCTTGATATCACTGTGTACTACACCAGGATGAAGAAACTCTGGGAAGAACTAAGTAATCTGAGCATCAAGAACCAATGCAGTTGTGCTTGTAGCTGTGGAGGTAAAGAGATTATGCATAAGGCTGAACAAGATCGAAGgttgattgaatttttaatgGGGCTTAATGAGGTCTATACTGTTATTAGAGGTAGTATTCTAATGATGAATCCACTACCATCCATGGCTCAAGCCTTTGCTTTACTCGTACAAGAAGAGAAACAAAGGGAGTTTAAACCACAAGGTCAGATGTTTGCTGAAGGAAGTTCAATGAATTCATCCGTACGTGTTGGTTCATCTAATTCATCATGTGGAAGATCAAACTCTAGTAATGCTGGTTCATCAACAGGAGGAAGATTTTTTAGAACAAACTATGCACCAAACAATTATCCTGCGAACAATAGGCCAAGGCCTTTCTGTGAACACTGCAAAAGATCAGGGCATATCATTGATAAGTGTTACAAATTACATGGTTATCCTAATCAAAACAACTCTTCTAGTGGACAAGGTGTTAATCAGCAAAGATACAATAATCAAAGGGTATATACTAGAGGTAAAGGAGTAGCAGCTAATGTTTTTGCAGATTCTTCAATGGGAAAAACTGATGCTCATACAACATGTAGTGCTAATCTCACCAATGAACAACGTGGACAACTTATTAACTTGTTACAACACCTTCAATTAGAACAACCTGAAAATACTAATTCTGAGGAACAAGCAACTTGTGGAGCTGCAAACTTTCCAGGTATGATAGCTTGCAACTCATCCATTGATTTTGATAAACTGTCGTGTGGATGTCTCAAATCAAGGACTGATTTATGGATACTAGATTCAAGAGCTACACATCACATGACCTTTGATGTCAGCCATCTCTCACATATTACTGATCTACCATATCCTCTTTTAGTTAAATTACCAAATGGATACAAAGTTAAAGTAACCAAAGTTGGAGATGTTAGAATCAATGACATAATCACATTGTTCAGG GGCCCTTCAATGAAGAGGCCTCTGGAGATTGGTAAAGAACAAGATGGATTGTACTTCCTTTGCTCAGATTGTTTAAAAAAGGATAGTCACTCAGCTTCACAG CCTTCATTCAATTCTCAAAATGTTGAATCAGCTGTAAAGGACACAATTCCTAATAACACAAATAATGTACTGGCTGGTGCTGTACCTCCTTTATCTCATG TATTTCCCTTTTCTAAAATCACTAATCTTTCTACCAGTAATCCTTCTTCAAGTTCTACATCTGATAGTGTTTTTCttgatgataatgatgttaGTCTCACCTCTCTAGAGCCTGAACAATGTGATCCCATTGAGACTACTTCCCTTTCACCAAATCTCACACCCTCAGAATGTGATCTTTCCATCAGAAAATCTACTAGAATTCATAAAACCCCAGTTTATCTTAAAGACTACATGACTTCTCTACATGCATCTTTTTCACATCACCATCATATAGCCTCTACATCCCTGTATCCTGATAGTCAGTCACTTATATTGAGTGTGTCACATGATTGTGAACCATCATCATTTAATGAGGCTACAATGAACCCTGCTTGGTAA
- the LOC101258546 gene encoding cytochrome P450 71AU50-like, protein MIIFASRPHNEAAQYLAYGQKNLIAAKYGPYWRNMRKLCTQHLLSNQKINSFQSMRREQVELMIKSLKNDDRVVVDLSAKISSLSADLTCLMVFGKKYMDEDLDKRGFKAVVKNVEHLAATPNLGDFFPFLGVIDLQGLTRKLKDLSKVLDEFLEKIIDEHVQFRDQKQSKDFVDTMLDIMQSGETEFQFDRNHIKAILFDMLIAAMGTSATAIEWTLTELLRHPHVMKKLQKELEEVVGLERMVKESDLEKLNYLNMVVKEGMRLHSVAPLIPHESIKDCVVDNFHIKQGSRIMINYYAIQRDPNIWLGAEKFLPERFVGSNIDIRGRDFQLLPFGSGRRSCPGMQLGIIIVQLTVAQLVHCFDWELPNGMEPCDLDVEDHFGLATSRENPLMAIPTYRLNKNA, encoded by the exons ATGATCATCTTTGCTAGTAGGCCTCATAACGAGGCAGCTCAGTATTTGGCATATGGACAGAAGAATCTGATAGCCGCAAAGTATGGACCATACTGGCGCAACATGCGCAAACTGTGCACTCAGCACCTTTTGAGTAACCAAAAGATCAATTCATTTCAATCCATGAGAAGGGAACAAGTTGAGCTTATGATCAAATCACTTAAAAATGATGATCGCGTTGTTGTTGATCTTAGTGCAAAGATTTCATCTTTGAGTGCTGACTTGACTTGCTTGATGGTATTTGGAAAGAAGTACATGGATGAAGATTTGGATAAGAGGGGATTCAAAGCTGTTGTTAAAAATGTGGAGCATTTAGCAGCAACACCAAATCTTGGTGATTTTTTCCCCTTCCTTGGTGTAATTGATCTTCAGGGACTCACTCGCAAGCTCAAAGATCTTTCAAAGGTGTTGGATGAGTTTCTTGAGAAGATTATCGATGAACATGTCCAGTTTCGTGACCAGAAGCAATCCAAAGACTTTGTTGACACCATGTTGGACATTATGCAATCAGGAGAAACAGAATTTCAGTTTGATCGTAATCATATAAAAGCTATCCTTTTC GATATGTTAATTGCAGCAATGGGTACTTCAGCAACAGCTATAGAATGGACACTAACAGAGCTTCTTCGACATCCTCACGTGATGAAGAAACTCCAAAAAGAGTTAGAAGAAGTGGTAGGACTTGAAAGAATGGTAAAAGAATCAGACTTGGAGAAGTTAAACTACTTAAACATGGTTGTGAAGGAGGGGATGAGGCTGCATTCTGTAGCGCCACTAATACCTCACGAGTCCATAAAAGATTGTGTAGTCGATAACTTCCACATAAAACAAGGATCCCGGATCATGATTAATTATTATGCTATTCAAAGGGATCCAAATATTTGGCTTGGGGCTGAAAAGTTTTTGCCCGAGAGGTTTGTTGGGAGTAATATAGACATTCGTGGACGTGACTTCCAACTTTTACCATTTGGCTCTGGCAGAAGAAGTTGCCCTGGAATGCAGTTAGGGATCATCATTGTCCAACTTACAGTAGCACAACTGGTGCATTGCTTTGATTGGGAGCTTCCAAATGGTATGGAGCCTTGTGATTTGGATGTTGAGGATCACTTTGGGTTAGCAACAAGCAGAGAAAATCCTTTAATGGCTATTCCTACTTATAGACTAAACAAGAATGCTTAA
- the LOC101262495 gene encoding cytochrome P450 71AU50-like isoform X3 yields MRLSVKYKNNQYMDEDLDKRGFKALVKEVDELAATPNLGDFIPFLGVIDLQGLTRRLKDLSKVFDDFLEKIIDEHVQSGDQKQSKDFVDTMLDIMQSGEAEFQFGRSHIKAILFDMLVAAMGTSATAIEWILTEFLRHPHVMKKLQKELEQVVGLEKMVKESDLENLNYLDMVVKERLRLHAVAPLAPHEAMEDCVVNSFHIQKGSGS; encoded by the exons ATGAGATTGTCGGTGAAATACAAAAACAATCAG TACATGGATGAAGATTTGGACAAGAGGGGATTCAAAGCTCTTGTCAAAGAGGTTGACGAATTAGCAGCAACACCAAATCTTGGAGATTTTATCCCCTTCCTCGGTGTAATTGATCTCCAGGGACTCACTCGCCGGCTCAAGGATCTTTCAAAAGTGTTTGATGACTTTCTTGAGAAGATTATCGATGAACATGTCCAGTCTGGTGACCAGAAGCAATCTAAAGACTTTGTTGACACCATGTTGGACATTATGCAATCAGGAGAAGCAGAATTTCAATTTGGCCGTAGCCATATAAAAGCTATACTCTTT GATATGTTAGTTGCAGCAATGGGCACTTCAGCAACAGCAATAGAATGGATATTAACAGAGTTTCTTCGGCATCCTCATGTGATGAAGAAACTCCAAAAAGAGTTGGAACAAGTGGTAGGACTTGAAAAAATGGTAAAAGAATCAGACTTGGAGAACTTGAACTACTTAGACATGGTTGTAAAGGAGCGCTTGAGGCTGCATGCCGTAGCGCCACTAGCACCTCACGAGGCAATGGAAGATTGTGTAGTCAATAGCTTCCACATACAAAAAGGATCCGGATCCTGA
- the LOC101262495 gene encoding cytochrome P450 71AU50-like isoform X2 has protein sequence MRLSVKYKNNQKYMDEDLDKRGFKALVKEVDELAATPNLGDFIPFLGVIDLQGLTRRLKDLSKVFDDFLEKIIDEHVQSGDQKQSKDFVDTMLDIMQSGEAEFQFGRSHIKAILFDMLVAAMGTSATAIEWILTEFLRHPHVMKKLQKELEQVVGLEKMVKESDLENLNYLDMVVKERLRLHAVAPLAPHEAMEDCVVNSFHIQKGSGS, from the exons ATGAGATTGTCGGTGAAATACAAAAACAATCAG AAGTACATGGATGAAGATTTGGACAAGAGGGGATTCAAAGCTCTTGTCAAAGAGGTTGACGAATTAGCAGCAACACCAAATCTTGGAGATTTTATCCCCTTCCTCGGTGTAATTGATCTCCAGGGACTCACTCGCCGGCTCAAGGATCTTTCAAAAGTGTTTGATGACTTTCTTGAGAAGATTATCGATGAACATGTCCAGTCTGGTGACCAGAAGCAATCTAAAGACTTTGTTGACACCATGTTGGACATTATGCAATCAGGAGAAGCAGAATTTCAATTTGGCCGTAGCCATATAAAAGCTATACTCTTT GATATGTTAGTTGCAGCAATGGGCACTTCAGCAACAGCAATAGAATGGATATTAACAGAGTTTCTTCGGCATCCTCATGTGATGAAGAAACTCCAAAAAGAGTTGGAACAAGTGGTAGGACTTGAAAAAATGGTAAAAGAATCAGACTTGGAGAACTTGAACTACTTAGACATGGTTGTAAAGGAGCGCTTGAGGCTGCATGCCGTAGCGCCACTAGCACCTCACGAGGCAATGGAAGATTGTGTAGTCAATAGCTTCCACATACAAAAAGGATCCGGATCCTGA
- the LOC101262495 gene encoding cytochrome P450 71AU50-like isoform X1 yields the protein MISAKHGPYWRNMRKLCTQHLFSNQKINSFQSMRRQQVEVMIKSLKNGTCDHRVAVYLSAKISSLNADLTCLMVFGKKYMDEDLDKRGFKALVKEVDELAATPNLGDFIPFLGVIDLQGLTRRLKDLSKVFDDFLEKIIDEHVQSGDQKQSKDFVDTMLDIMQSGEAEFQFGRSHIKAILFDMLVAAMGTSATAIEWILTEFLRHPHVMKKLQKELEQVVGLEKMVKESDLENLNYLDMVVKERLRLHAVAPLAPHEAMEDCVVNSFHIQKGSGS from the exons ATGATATCCGCAAAGCATGGACCATACTGGCGCAACATGCGCAAATTGTGCACTCAGCACCTTTTCAGTAACCAAAAGATCAATTCATTTCAATCTATGAGAAGGCAACAAGTTGAGGTTATGATCAAATCACTTAAAAATGGAACTTGTGATCATCGTGTTGCTGTTTATCTTAGTGCAAAGATTTCGTCTTTGAATGCTGACTTGACTTGCTTGATGGTGTTTGGAAAGAAGTACATGGATGAAGATTTGGACAAGAGGGGATTCAAAGCTCTTGTCAAAGAGGTTGACGAATTAGCAGCAACACCAAATCTTGGAGATTTTATCCCCTTCCTCGGTGTAATTGATCTCCAGGGACTCACTCGCCGGCTCAAGGATCTTTCAAAAGTGTTTGATGACTTTCTTGAGAAGATTATCGATGAACATGTCCAGTCTGGTGACCAGAAGCAATCTAAAGACTTTGTTGACACCATGTTGGACATTATGCAATCAGGAGAAGCAGAATTTCAATTTGGCCGTAGCCATATAAAAGCTATACTCTTT GATATGTTAGTTGCAGCAATGGGCACTTCAGCAACAGCAATAGAATGGATATTAACAGAGTTTCTTCGGCATCCTCATGTGATGAAGAAACTCCAAAAAGAGTTGGAACAAGTGGTAGGACTTGAAAAAATGGTAAAAGAATCAGACTTGGAGAACTTGAACTACTTAGACATGGTTGTAAAGGAGCGCTTGAGGCTGCATGCCGTAGCGCCACTAGCACCTCACGAGGCAATGGAAGATTGTGTAGTCAATAGCTTCCACATACAAAAAGGATCCGGATCCTGA